The following proteins are encoded in a genomic region of Pseudodesulfovibrio mercurii:
- a CDS encoding phosphotransferase family protein, with amino-acid sequence MIELKVQAIERYLRRVYGDDARFLAAGDIGSLDAQGMKGFGYGKPLLVRFEAGGAIREAVFSVMKGDKYGHQFYWDRAAVLMFQYETSARMERHVRPLGLGYVDGSDALIPVNGAKEFFIVNEKLLGHDYFQDLERIRKSGLRDGDLDLAREFARWLARVHADKLDDAHLYARRIRNLLGASECILGLVDEAFPPDYAFFGADRFRALEKRLIDWRWKLKGYAHRLSAVHGDFHPWNVLVTDDGDFSVLDRSRGEWGEPGGDLASMAVNYLLWSLYDREKLAGPFRELYLTYFGEYLERTGDSEVLEVLAPFCVFRGLVIASPEWYPDHPEGVRRRLFNFVANVLEDDVFDWAHVNRYLE; translated from the coding sequence ATGATCGAACTCAAGGTCCAGGCCATCGAACGATATCTGCGCCGCGTGTACGGCGACGACGCCCGGTTCCTGGCGGCCGGGGACATCGGCAGCCTCGACGCCCAGGGCATGAAGGGGTTCGGCTACGGCAAGCCCCTGCTGGTCCGCTTCGAGGCCGGGGGCGCGATCCGCGAGGCCGTGTTCTCGGTCATGAAGGGCGACAAGTACGGCCACCAGTTCTACTGGGACCGGGCGGCCGTGCTTATGTTCCAGTACGAGACCTCGGCCCGCATGGAGCGCCACGTCCGGCCCCTGGGCCTGGGCTACGTGGACGGCTCGGACGCGCTCATCCCGGTGAACGGGGCCAAGGAGTTCTTCATCGTCAACGAGAAGCTCCTCGGTCACGACTATTTCCAGGACCTGGAACGCATCCGGAAAAGCGGTCTGCGCGACGGCGATCTGGACCTGGCCCGCGAGTTCGCCCGCTGGCTGGCCAGGGTCCACGCGGACAAGCTCGACGATGCGCACCTGTACGCCCGGCGCATCCGCAACCTGCTCGGGGCCAGCGAGTGCATCCTCGGCCTGGTGGACGAGGCCTTCCCCCCGGACTACGCCTTTTTCGGCGCGGATCGCTTCCGGGCCCTGGAAAAACGGCTCATCGACTGGCGCTGGAAGCTGAAGGGGTACGCCCACCGGCTGAGCGCGGTGCACGGCGACTTCCACCCCTGGAACGTGCTCGTCACCGACGACGGGGACTTTTCGGTGCTCGACCGCAGCCGGGGCGAGTGGGGCGAGCCCGGCGGCGACCTGGCCTCCATGGCGGTCAACTACCTGCTCTGGTCCCTGTACGACCGGGAAAAACTGGCCGGGCCCTTCCGGGAGCTCTACCTGACCTATTTCGGAGAGTACCTGGAGCGCACCGGGGACAGCGAGGTCCTCGAGGTCCTGGCCCCGTTCTGCGTCTTTCGCGGCCTGGTCATCGCCTCGCCCGAGTGGTATCCCGACCACCCCGAGGGGGTGCGCCGCCGGTTGTTCAACTTCGTGGCCAACGTGCTCGAGGACGACGTCTTCGACTGGGCGCACGTCAACCGGTACCTGGAGTAG
- a CDS encoding PD40 domain-containing protein, translating to MKRITILIAACLLVCLAAAFASAQGPLTVDIHGPGQRMVNIVLLPPKGLDGQPVPEAAAKAFEELVANDLGYIPFLKLVPVTTLLGGDPSRGVTAQDIDFKPLQLARVDLCLTTGWNGQYLEARVYETFGGRRVVGKAYRDVADKLPMVADRFCSAFLEALTGKKGFFDSPIAFVKQDGKAKEIYTVLPQGRGLTQISDLGGFNLSPAWSAEGDLIAFTHIGNDRHELCIYEAKTHKIRRIAKGLGDTVISPVYGPGDVLYASLNLNGTTNIYELSKSYKVGKRLGASPYIDVSPSFDRTGSKMAFTSGRAGNPHIYLLDMQSGQVRRVTTTGKYNTHPCLSPDGRYVAYTHQTSDGHRIFLHDLETGREKQLTFGPGNDEYPAFGPDGYFIAFASSRTGAYQLYLTTRHGDTPRRISTGKGAAFAPAWDTSLQW from the coding sequence ATGAAACGGATAACGATCCTCATCGCAGCCTGTCTGCTCGTCTGCCTCGCGGCGGCGTTCGCCTCGGCCCAGGGCCCCCTGACCGTGGACATCCACGGCCCCGGCCAGCGCATGGTCAACATCGTCCTGCTCCCGCCCAAGGGGCTCGACGGCCAACCCGTGCCCGAGGCGGCGGCCAAGGCCTTCGAGGAACTGGTGGCCAACGACCTCGGCTACATCCCGTTCCTCAAGCTGGTCCCGGTGACCACGCTGCTCGGCGGCGACCCGAGCCGGGGCGTGACCGCCCAGGACATCGACTTCAAGCCCCTCCAGCTCGCCCGTGTGGACCTCTGCCTGACCACCGGCTGGAACGGCCAGTACCTTGAGGCCCGGGTCTACGAGACCTTCGGCGGCCGCCGCGTGGTCGGCAAGGCCTACCGCGACGTGGCCGACAAGCTGCCCATGGTGGCCGACCGGTTCTGTTCCGCCTTCCTCGAGGCCCTGACCGGCAAGAAGGGCTTCTTCGATTCGCCCATCGCCTTCGTCAAGCAGGACGGCAAGGCCAAGGAAATCTACACGGTGTTGCCGCAGGGCAGGGGGTTGACGCAGATCTCCGACCTGGGCGGCTTCAACCTGAGCCCGGCCTGGTCCGCCGAGGGCGACCTGATCGCCTTCACTCACATCGGCAACGACCGCCATGAACTGTGCATCTACGAGGCCAAGACGCACAAGATCCGGCGCATCGCCAAGGGGCTGGGCGACACGGTCATCAGCCCGGTCTACGGCCCCGGCGACGTGCTCTACGCCTCCCTGAACCTCAACGGAACCACCAACATCTACGAACTGAGCAAGTCCTACAAGGTCGGCAAGCGGCTGGGGGCCAGCCCGTATATCGACGTCTCGCCGAGCTTCGACCGGACCGGCTCCAAGATGGCCTTCACCTCGGGCCGGGCGGGCAACCCGCACATCTACCTGCTGGACATGCAGTCCGGCCAGGTCCGGCGCGTGACCACCACGGGCAAGTACAACACCCACCCGTGCCTGAGCCCCGACGGCCGGTACGTGGCCTACACGCACCAGACCTCGGACGGCCACCGCATCTTCCTGCACGACCTCGAGACCGGCCGCGAGAAGCAGCTGACCTTCGGGCCGGGCAACGACGAATATCCGGCCTTCGGCCCGGACGGCTACTTCATCGCCTTCGCCTCCAGCCGGACCGGAGCCTACCAGCTCTACCTGACCACCCGGCACGGCGACACGCCGCGCAGGATATCCACGGGCAAGGGCGCCGCATTCGCCCCTGCATGGGATACTTCCCTACAGTGGTAA
- a CDS encoding carbohydrate kinase family protein, which translates to MQIYISGSLAFDRIMTFPDKFSNHILPDKIHILNVSFLVNGLVERFGGTAGNIAYNLSLLGEKSTILSQVGKDFGPYDERLQQHGIAVDGIRTIEQEFTAGCYITTDMSDNQINGFNPGAMKYPCQYDMSRIDPAEAIGLIAPGNIHDMVDHPKYYREHGIPYIFDPGQQIPALSGDQLNEAIDGAEILIVNDYELEMIKKSTGLSKADIVGKVAYLITTLGEKGSVVTTVDDETAIGVVPAREVLDPTGAGDAFRAGLLKGLAMGKTVAEACKLGATCATYAVEFKGTQEHSFTLEEFTARYESVFGPLT; encoded by the coding sequence ATGCAGATCTATATTTCCGGGTCCCTGGCCTTCGACCGCATCATGACCTTCCCCGACAAGTTCTCGAACCACATCCTGCCGGACAAGATCCATATCCTGAACGTCTCCTTCCTGGTGAACGGGCTGGTGGAGCGGTTCGGGGGCACGGCCGGCAACATCGCCTACAACCTCTCCCTGCTGGGCGAGAAATCGACCATCCTGAGCCAGGTGGGCAAGGACTTCGGCCCCTACGACGAACGGTTGCAGCAGCACGGCATCGCCGTGGACGGCATCCGGACCATCGAGCAGGAGTTCACCGCCGGGTGCTACATCACCACGGACATGTCCGACAACCAGATCAACGGCTTCAACCCCGGGGCCATGAAGTATCCCTGCCAGTACGATATGAGCCGCATCGACCCTGCCGAGGCCATCGGCCTCATCGCCCCCGGCAACATCCACGACATGGTCGATCATCCGAAATACTACCGCGAGCACGGCATCCCCTACATCTTCGATCCGGGCCAGCAGATTCCGGCCCTGTCGGGCGACCAGCTCAACGAGGCCATCGACGGCGCGGAAATCCTCATCGTCAACGATTATGAGCTGGAGATGATCAAGAAATCCACAGGGCTGTCCAAAGCGGACATCGTCGGCAAGGTGGCCTACCTGATCACCACCCTGGGTGAAAAGGGGTCCGTGGTCACCACCGTCGATGACGAGACGGCCATAGGCGTGGTCCCGGCCAGGGAAGTGCTCGACCCCACCGGGGCCGGAGACGCCTTCCGCGCCGGACTGCTCAAGGGGCTGGCCATGGGCAAGACCGTGGCCGAGGCCTGCAAACTGGGAGCCACCTGCGCCACCTATGCGGTGGAGTTCAAGGGCACCCAGGAACACTCCTTCACCCTGGAGGAGTTTACCGCGCGCTACGAGTCGGTCTTCGGGCCGCTGACGTAG
- a CDS encoding adenylyl-sulfate kinase, with product MAGSGGEGWAIWVVGLPGSGKSTLADGLRDALTARGVDVELLRMDERRKAYFPEPRYTREERETAYRLFAEEAARLVRRGRNVILDGSAYKAAMRRYARALIPRFAEVFVHCGLDTAMAREAGRPAGKVMADLYRKALERRKTGRDFEGLGEVIGVDVPFERDPGAEFVIDNTALTREETLGKTLHFLDTWLASV from the coding sequence ATGGCCGGATCAGGCGGCGAGGGCTGGGCGATCTGGGTCGTGGGGCTGCCCGGCAGCGGCAAGTCCACCCTGGCGGACGGCCTGCGCGACGCGCTCACGGCGCGGGGCGTGGACGTGGAGCTGCTCCGGATGGACGAGCGGCGCAAGGCGTATTTTCCCGAGCCCCGGTACACCCGCGAGGAGCGCGAGACCGCCTACCGGCTGTTCGCCGAGGAGGCGGCCCGACTGGTCCGACGGGGGCGCAACGTGATCCTGGACGGCTCGGCCTACAAAGCGGCCATGCGCCGCTACGCCCGCGCGCTCATCCCCCGGTTCGCCGAGGTCTTCGTGCATTGCGGGCTGGACACGGCCATGGCCCGCGAGGCCGGACGGCCCGCCGGGAAGGTCATGGCCGACCTCTACCGCAAGGCCCTGGAGCGGCGGAAGACCGGCCGCGATTTCGAGGGGTTGGGTGAGGTCATCGGGGTGGACGTGCCCTTCGAGCGCGACCCCGGAGCCGAGTTCGTCATCGACAACACCGCCCTGACCCGCGAGGAGACCTTGGGAAAAACCTTGCACTTTCTGGACACCTGGCTGGCCAGTGTTTAA
- a CDS encoding bifunctional nuclease family protein, translated as MVKVEIFGLAVDEAGKSPIIVLKDEGETRVLPIWIGAMEAMSISMAINKVPFPRPMTHDLLLNAIRALGGVINRVEITDIENGTFFAEIVLDAGGETKRIDSRPSDAIALAVRAECPILAGESVLEEAGGPFPEHPETVIKTEDSEKWQEELDKLSEDDIKYKM; from the coding sequence GTGGTAAAGGTCGAGATTTTCGGATTGGCCGTGGACGAGGCGGGCAAGTCTCCGATCATCGTCCTCAAGGACGAGGGGGAGACTCGGGTCCTGCCCATCTGGATCGGGGCCATGGAGGCCATGTCCATCTCCATGGCCATCAACAAGGTGCCCTTTCCCCGGCCCATGACTCACGACCTCCTGCTCAACGCCATCCGCGCCCTGGGGGGCGTGATCAACCGCGTGGAGATCACCGACATCGAGAACGGAACCTTCTTCGCGGAGATCGTCCTCGACGCCGGGGGCGAGACCAAGCGCATCGACAGCCGCCCCTCGGACGCCATCGCCCTGGCCGTGCGCGCCGAATGTCCCATCCTGGCGGGCGAATCGGTTCTGGAAGAGGCCGGGGGGCCGTTCCCGGAACACCCCGAGACGGTCATCAAGACCGAGGACTCCGAGAAGTGGCAGGAGGAGCTGGACAAGCTCTCCGAAGACGACATCAAATACAAGATGTAG
- the tolR gene encoding protein TolR: MAIKTGGGFLNEINVTPFVDVMLVLLIIFMVTAPLMTQGVEVDLPTTRTVRNLPQDSEHLVLTVKKDGKIFLDEYQVSMDELEDHLKRLVSGQKKQLFLRADKEVPYGTVVQVMGEIKAAGIDKLGIVAEEPRPDKNK; this comes from the coding sequence ATGGCGATCAAGACCGGCGGCGGGTTCCTCAACGAGATCAACGTCACGCCCTTCGTGGACGTGATGCTGGTCCTGCTGATCATCTTCATGGTCACGGCCCCGCTCATGACCCAGGGGGTGGAGGTGGACCTGCCGACCACGCGCACGGTCCGCAACCTGCCCCAGGATTCGGAACATCTGGTCCTGACGGTCAAGAAGGACGGCAAGATATTCCTGGACGAGTACCAGGTGTCCATGGACGAGCTGGAGGACCACCTGAAGCGGCTGGTGTCCGGGCAGAAGAAGCAGCTCTTCCTGCGCGCGGACAAGGAGGTGCCCTACGGCACCGTGGTGCAGGTCATGGGCGAGATCAAGGCGGCGGGCATCGACAAGCTCGGTATCGTGGCCGAAGAGCCCAGGCCGGATAAAAACAAGTAA
- a CDS encoding TonB family protein → MRQGLGFTLSLLFHAGIFAFALFGVNYSAPSVNLDRPVYNVDLISLAPPPAGPPVKVQAEAQAPAETPAVPVVEAKPEQAEAKPVPVVEAKPEPEPEAQEISPKKVEKKTVVKKKEEPKPKPKPEPKPEPKPKPKPKKTAQQLLAEGMAAAQAQAKREDAAKQKNLASELAALKKQEGSDVYAHGGQPGGQEGGREGGVAGGAGSGLSEVYALIVGSAIKKHWRYPAFAGEANLMVTIEITLADDGKILSSKILEPSNNPEFDSSALRAIKETEYVEKPRTPRDRLIRINFNSQELSE, encoded by the coding sequence ATGCGGCAGGGCCTCGGCTTCACCCTCTCTCTCTTGTTCCACGCGGGCATATTCGCCTTCGCGCTGTTCGGCGTGAACTATTCCGCGCCGAGCGTGAACCTGGACCGGCCCGTGTACAACGTGGATCTGATCTCCCTGGCCCCGCCCCCGGCCGGGCCGCCCGTCAAGGTCCAGGCCGAGGCCCAGGCCCCCGCGGAGACCCCGGCGGTGCCCGTGGTCGAGGCCAAACCCGAACAGGCCGAGGCCAAGCCCGTGCCCGTGGTCGAGGCCAAGCCCGAACCCGAGCCGGAGGCCCAGGAAATCAGCCCCAAGAAGGTCGAAAAGAAGACCGTGGTCAAGAAGAAGGAAGAGCCCAAGCCCAAGCCGAAACCAGAGCCCAAGCCCGAACCCAAGCCGAAACCCAAGCCCAAGAAGACGGCCCAGCAACTGCTGGCCGAGGGCATGGCCGCGGCCCAGGCCCAGGCCAAGCGCGAGGACGCCGCCAAGCAGAAGAACCTGGCCAGCGAACTGGCCGCCCTGAAGAAGCAGGAGGGCAGCGACGTCTACGCCCACGGCGGACAGCCGGGCGGGCAGGAGGGCGGCCGCGAGGGCGGCGTGGCGGGCGGCGCCGGATCGGGCCTGTCCGAGGTCTACGCCCTCATCGTCGGCTCGGCCATCAAGAAGCACTGGCGCTATCCCGCCTTTGCCGGTGAGGCCAACCTCATGGTGACCATCGAGATCACCCTTGCGGACGACGGCAAGATTCTTTCCTCGAAGATCCTGGAACCCTCGAACAATCCTGAATTCGACAGTTCCGCCCTTCGAGCCATCAAGGAAACCGAGTATGTGGAGAAGCCGCGCACCCCGCGTGACCGGCTCATCCGCATCAATTTCAACAGCCAGGAACTCTCAGAGTAA
- the miaB gene encoding tRNA (N6-isopentenyl adenosine(37)-C2)-methylthiotransferase MiaB — translation MKFHITTFGCQMNVHDSQWLTRALESRGWEETGEDDAQVYILNTCSVRDKPEQKVYSELGRVAAHCKRDESVFAAVGGCVAQQVGRGFFERFPFVRLVFGSDGIAGAPNALERIAAGSDERVALLDFVTLYEERERPETPAAPDNTRQAFVNIMQGCDNFCAYCIVPYTRGRQKSRTPDAILDECRSLVDNGVREITLLGQNVNSFGLDKGGTGVSFAQLLRAVAAIPGLDRLRFTTSHPKDIAGEVIRAFGELENLCPSLHLPMQAGSDRVLKAMRRKYDMKRYLEIVDGLKAARPDISLTTDLIVGFPGETEEDFKETLRMVELVGFESSFSFKYSDRPGVAAVNMEPKVPAEEAAERLLRLQTLQNNITRKCLKNLVGVETDAFIEGLSRMQEGDALSWKGRDPAGRIVNVSVAESGDLVGRMVPVRIVEAKKHSLVGERTGEPW, via the coding sequence ATGAAATTCCACATCACCACCTTCGGGTGCCAGATGAACGTCCACGATTCGCAGTGGCTGACCCGCGCCCTGGAGAGCAGGGGGTGGGAGGAGACCGGCGAGGACGACGCCCAGGTCTACATCCTGAACACGTGCAGTGTGCGCGACAAGCCCGAGCAGAAGGTCTACAGCGAGCTCGGGCGGGTGGCCGCGCATTGCAAACGCGATGAATCCGTGTTCGCCGCCGTGGGCGGCTGCGTGGCCCAGCAGGTGGGGCGCGGCTTCTTCGAGCGCTTCCCCTTTGTCCGCCTGGTCTTCGGCTCGGACGGCATCGCGGGCGCGCCCAACGCCCTGGAGCGCATCGCCGCGGGCAGCGACGAGCGCGTGGCTCTGCTCGACTTCGTCACCCTGTACGAGGAGCGCGAGCGGCCCGAAACCCCGGCCGCCCCGGACAACACCCGCCAGGCCTTCGTCAACATCATGCAGGGGTGCGACAACTTCTGCGCCTACTGCATCGTGCCCTACACGCGTGGCCGCCAGAAGTCCCGCACCCCGGACGCCATCCTGGACGAGTGCCGCTCCCTGGTGGACAACGGGGTGCGCGAGATCACCCTGCTCGGGCAGAACGTCAACAGCTTCGGCCTGGACAAGGGCGGAACGGGCGTCAGCTTCGCCCAGCTCCTGCGCGCCGTGGCCGCCATCCCCGGCCTGGACCGGCTGCGCTTCACCACCTCGCACCCCAAGGACATCGCCGGGGAGGTCATCCGCGCCTTCGGCGAACTCGAGAACCTGTGCCCATCCCTGCACCTGCCCATGCAGGCCGGGTCGGACCGGGTGCTCAAGGCCATGCGCCGCAAGTACGACATGAAGCGCTACCTGGAGATCGTGGACGGCCTGAAGGCGGCGCGGCCGGACATCAGCCTGACCACGGACCTCATCGTCGGCTTCCCCGGCGAGACCGAGGAGGACTTCAAGGAGACCCTGCGGATGGTCGAACTGGTCGGCTTCGAGTCCAGCTTTTCCTTCAAGTATTCCGACAGGCCCGGCGTGGCGGCCGTGAACATGGAGCCCAAGGTCCCGGCCGAAGAGGCCGCCGAGCGGCTGCTGCGCTTGCAGACTCTGCAAAATAATATTACTAGAAAATGTCTAAAGAACCTGGTGGGCGTGGAAACCGACGCGTTCATCGAGGGATTGAGCCGCATGCAGGAGGGGGATGCCCTTTCCTGGAAGGGGCGCGATCCGGCCGGTCGCATCGTCAACGTCTCCGTGGCGGAGAGCGGCGATCTGGTCGGCAGGATGGTCCCGGTGCGCATTGTGGAAGCCAAGAAACACTCCCTGGTGGGAGAGAGGACGGGCGAGCCGTGGTAA
- a CDS encoding MotA/TolQ/ExbB proton channel family protein translates to MNFLPDNSILTLLSGATLAVKLVMLFLGCMSLWSWTIIFLKFFTIGTARKKVIQGYEAFVAAGDLAKGIKSLGDQESPLARVASLAIKEFRLLEKAGVNRERKRLLVKDTLRRVLKQGISKEMRSLTRNLPFLATCANAAPFIGLFGTVWGIMHSFHSIGMAQSAALATVAPGISEALIATAIGLLVAIPATIFYNYFLGKLNEVESGMVDFAGAFLNRAEREIAWADKPERA, encoded by the coding sequence ATGAACTTTCTGCCCGACAACTCCATTCTGACCCTGCTCTCCGGGGCGACCCTGGCGGTCAAACTGGTCATGCTCTTCCTGGGGTGCATGTCCCTGTGGAGCTGGACCATCATCTTCCTCAAGTTCTTCACCATCGGCACGGCCCGCAAGAAGGTCATCCAGGGGTACGAGGCCTTTGTGGCGGCGGGCGACCTGGCCAAGGGCATCAAGAGCCTGGGCGACCAGGAGTCCCCCCTGGCCCGGGTCGCGTCCCTGGCCATCAAGGAGTTCCGCCTGCTCGAAAAGGCGGGCGTCAACCGCGAGCGCAAGCGGCTGCTGGTCAAGGACACCCTGCGGCGCGTGCTCAAGCAGGGCATCTCCAAGGAAATGCGCTCGCTTACCCGCAACCTGCCGTTCCTGGCCACCTGCGCCAACGCCGCCCCGTTCATCGGTCTGTTCGGCACGGTCTGGGGCATCATGCACTCGTTCCACTCCATCGGCATGGCCCAGTCGGCGGCCCTGGCCACGGTGGCGCCGGGCATCTCCGAGGCCCTCATCGCCACGGCCATCGGCCTGCTGGTGGCCATCCCGGCGACCATTTTCTACAACTATTTCCTGGGAAAGCTGAACGAGGTGGAGTCCGGCATGGTGGACTTCGCCGGGGCCTTCCTGAACCGCGCCGAGCGCGAGATCGCCTGGGCGGACAAGCCCGAGCGGGCGTAG
- a CDS encoding histidinol phosphate phosphatase domain-containing protein, with the protein MIDLHTHTIFSDGELIPAELVRRAEVIGYKAICMTDHADEATMYHALENVLRFVKKHGHFFDINVLAGVELTHVPPALIAEMVKSARDSGAQVVVMHGETPVEPVAPGTNLAAIEAGVDILAHPGLITAEEVQLAAEKGVALEITTRGGHSYTNGHVAAMARKYGAKLVVDNDAHAPRDLVGEDLRRTIALGAGLTPDEYRQTEANAWEIVQRCMK; encoded by the coding sequence ATGATCGATCTGCACACCCATACCATTTTCAGCGACGGGGAGCTCATCCCCGCCGAACTCGTCCGCCGGGCCGAGGTCATCGGCTACAAGGCCATCTGCATGACCGACCACGCGGACGAGGCGACCATGTACCACGCGCTCGAGAACGTGCTGCGCTTCGTCAAGAAGCACGGGCACTTCTTCGACATCAACGTCCTGGCCGGCGTGGAGCTGACCCACGTGCCGCCCGCGCTCATCGCCGAGATGGTCAAGAGCGCGCGCGACAGCGGGGCGCAGGTGGTGGTCATGCACGGCGAGACCCCGGTGGAGCCCGTGGCCCCCGGCACCAACCTGGCGGCCATCGAGGCGGGCGTGGACATCCTGGCCCATCCCGGCCTGATCACCGCCGAGGAGGTCCAACTCGCCGCGGAAAAGGGCGTGGCCCTCGAGATCACCACGCGCGGCGGCCACAGCTACACCAACGGCCACGTGGCCGCCATGGCCCGCAAATACGGGGCCAAGCTGGTGGTCGACAACGACGCCCATGCCCCGCGCGACCTGGTCGGCGAGGACCTGCGCCGGACCATCGCCCTGGGCGCGGGGCTGACCCCGGACGAATACCGGCAGACCGAGGCCAACGCCTGGGAAATCGTCCAGCGATGCATGAAATGA